Proteins encoded in a region of the Niveibacterium umoris genome:
- the ampD gene encoding 1,6-anhydro-N-acetylmuramyl-L-alanine amidase AmpD, protein MRLTLRGDDSLDLTEGVFAPYPVVNADGLLPTARQIGSPNFDERPSDCDVSLIVVHAISLPPEQFGGQGIEQLFTNTLDPAEHPYYAGIHHLRVSAHFLIRRDGAIEQFVPTTRRAWHAGASCWNGRERCNDFSVGIELEGSDTQPFEALQYPALAGLIRSIAGRHPVADLAGHSDIAPGRKTDPGPFFDWHLLATLLR, encoded by the coding sequence ATGCGTCTGACGCTGCGCGGCGACGACTCGCTTGACCTGACGGAGGGCGTCTTCGCGCCTTATCCTGTGGTGAATGCCGACGGCCTGTTGCCGACGGCGCGACAGATCGGCTCGCCGAACTTCGACGAGCGACCCTCCGATTGCGATGTCAGCCTGATCGTCGTGCATGCCATCAGCCTGCCGCCGGAACAGTTCGGCGGGCAGGGGATTGAACAACTGTTCACCAACACGCTCGACCCGGCCGAACACCCGTATTACGCGGGCATCCATCACTTGCGTGTCTCGGCGCATTTCTTGATCCGCCGCGACGGCGCGATCGAGCAATTTGTCCCGACGACCCGGCGCGCCTGGCATGCAGGCGCTTCGTGCTGGAACGGCCGCGAGCGCTGCAACGACTTCTCGGTCGGCATCGAACTTGAGGGCAGTGACACGCAGCCCTTCGAGGCGCTGCAGTATCCGGCGCTCGCCGGACTGATCCGTAGCATCGCCGGGCGTCACCCGGTAGCCGACCTCGCCGGCCATAGCGACATCGCGCCGGGGCGCAAGACCGATCCCGGCCCGTTCTTCGACTGGCACCTCCTCGCCACGCTGCTGCGCTGA